TCGATCTGGCGGATGCGCGCCTGCTGCACCTGGTCGGCGCCGAAAGCGGTCACCGTCACGGGCACGTCCTGAAGGCTTTCGTTGCGCCGCTGGGCGGTGACGACGACTTCCTCGATCTGGACCGCCTCGGGGGCCGAGGCCGCCGGTGTGGTTTGAGCCAACGCCGGCGCGGCGCCCAGAAGCGCCATCAGCGCTGGTCCATAGGTCAAGGCTTTGCGGCTGACCGCCATGTTTCAACTCCCCATTTTCGTTCTTGCGGCGGCGGTCTAGCCGCGCCGTTGACGAAACTTAGGTGAGTTGGATCACATCAGTCAATAAACTGGATGCAATTGATCTATGAACTGGATGCCGATATGACGGACCAAAGGGGAGGATCTCGCCGTCACCGTCGAATGGCGGCCGCGTGCAAACGGGTCCTGGTAGCAAGAACGTGGTCCGACATGAGACGTCCCGCCTCCAAACTGTCCTCGGCTCGGATCGCGGCCAGGATCTTCTCGTGATCGTCCTGGGACTGGAGGATGTGATCGGGCGGCGTGACCGGCACCTGGCGAAGGCGCGGCGGGACGCACACGGCCACGGTCGGGCAAAGACGCGCGGCGTCCCCGAACAGCGGGTAGACCAACGTCATGCGGATGGCGTTGCGCAGCACGGTGTTCTGCGCCGCGTGCAGGATCTGGGCGTGGAACTGGCGGTTGATCGTGTACCATTCCAGCTCGATCGCCTCGGACCAGCGACCGGCGTCGGTCACCGCACGGCCGGCGGCGCTCAGGCGCGACAGGTTGCCAAGGGCCTCCTTGGACCATCCCAGATCCACCGAGGTGCGGGCTCCCAGACCTTCCAGCGCTGCGCGGGTGTCGATCGAATCGAAGATATCGCCCAGCGACATGGCGCGTACGGTGTAGCCGCGATTGACGCTGTAGCTGACCAGTCCCTCGGCCGAGAGCACCGCCAGGGCGCTGCGGATCGGGGTGCGCGAGACATTCATCTCGGTCGCCAGGGCTTCGGCCCGCAACCGGGCGTCGGGGGCGATCTCGCCAGTCACGATCCGCTCGCGCAGACGGGTCAGCACCGTGTGGGTCGCGGGCTCGGTGTGGGGCGTGTCCAGCCCAACCGCATCGTGACCCTGTTCCTCAACCGTCGCCGCCGTCATGTCCGTCCTCTGATCGAAGTGCGCGCGCTCTGCGGCGGGCGCCCTTCTCCTTACACCGCTCGCGCCAGGACCGCGCAAGTCACTCCATGCAACCGCCATATCCGAGCTTGCACGCCCGGTCGGCCCTTCCTGATCTCGGAGACCGCCTCGTGATCGACGTTCTGAGCCAGCCCGCCGTTCTCGGCCTGTTGATGGTCGTGACCTTCATGACGCTGATCATGACCAAGCGGATGTCGGCGATCGCGGCCCTGCTGATCGTGCCCATCGCCTTTGGCCTGCTGGCGGGGGCGGGGCCCAGGTTGGGTCAGATGATCCTGGACGGCGTCCTGCAGGTGGCGCCCACCACCCTGATGCTGTCGTTCGCGGTGCTCTATTTCGCGGTGATGATGGATGCGGGCCTGTTCGAACCTCTGGTGCGCAAGGTCCTGTCGATCGTCGGCGACGATCCCCTGAAGATCAGCCTTGGCACGGCGATCCTCGCCACGGTGGTGTCGCTGGACGGGGACGGCACGACCACGGCCCTGATCGTCATCACCGCCTTCCTGCCGGTCTATCGGCGCGTGGGCATGAATCCGCTGATCCTGGCCACCCTGCTGGGGCTGGCCAATTCGCTGATGAACTACGTGCCGTGGGGTGGGCCGGCGGCGCGGGCGGCGGCGGCCACCCACGTGGACCTGGCGCAGGTGGTCGGACCGATCCTGCCCGCCGCGGCGGTCGGCCTGCTGGGCGTCTTCGGCCTGGCCTGGCTGTTCGGTCGCTCGGAGCGCAGGCGGCTGGCCGGACGCGCGACCGCGGTCGACGTCGTCAATGACGGGTTCGCCCCGATCCCGGCCACGACCGACGACGAGGCGGCGCGCGCCTTCCGGCGACCCAAGCTTTTCTGGTTCAACCTGGTTCTGACCCTGGTGCTGATCCTGGGCATGGTCTCGGGGCTGGCGCCGCTGCCCGTGCTGATGATGTCGGCCTTCGCCATTGCCATCACCGTCAACTATCCGTCCCTGAAGGATCAGAAGGCGCGGCTGGCGGCCCACGCCGACAACGTGGTCAACATCGTGGTGCTGCTGTTCGCCGCCGGGGCCTTCACGGGCATCCTCAACGGCGCGGGCATGGCCGACGCCATGGCCAAGTCGGCCTTGTCGATCATCCCGCCGCAGGTGGGGCCCTACCTGGCTCCGATCACCGCCCTGGTCAGCATGCCCCTGACCTTCGTGATGTCCAACGACGCCTACTATTTCGGCGTGGTGCCGGTGGTGGCCCAGGCGGCGGCGGGCTTCGGCATCGAGCCAGCGGCCATCGCCCGCGCGTCGCTGATCGGTCAGCCGGTCCATTCGCTCAGCCCGCTGCTGGCGCCGATCTACCTGGCCTGCGGGCTGCTGGGCGTGGATGTCGCCGACGCCCAGCGCTTCAGCCTGAAGTGGGCGGTGCTGATCTGCCTGGTGGTCCTGGCCTCGGCTCTGGCCATGGGGGCGATCCCGCTCCGCGCCTGACCGACACGGCCTGTCGAGAGACATTTTGAAAGCGCGCCGCAGGATCTCGATCGGCGCGCTGGGCGGCCGCCTGGGCGTGAGGCCGCGCGCCCTGCGTGGCGCGCGGCTGCGTCGTTGCGGGCGTCGCGATCGGTTCGTCTGGAACAAGGCGCTGAATAACTTCGGCGGAGCGGCGACGAACCCAACTCCATCAATACGCGCCAGCCCAGTAGGGGCGCCGCGCCACCCCCGCATCGCCATTCGATCCAATTTCCAAATTGGATCCAATTTATTGACATAATGCATCCCAAGTTTTAGATGCATGGGGAAGCGGTCGACAAGGCCGCGCCCTCTGTGGTGGAAGCGCATGTTGCCAGGTCCGATCAAAATCATTGTACCGTGCGGTTCGCTCGGCGCGGGTGTCCATGAGGACGAGGTTCGCCGGGGAGTGGAGATGGGCGCGCACGCCATCGCCACCGACGCGGGCTCCACCGACAGCGGCGCGGCCTACCTGGCGCTCGGCATGTCGAAGAACAATCGCTCGTCGGTGAAGCGCGACCTGGCGATCCTGATGAAGGCTGGGGCCGAGGCGGGCATTCCCGTCATCGTCGGCACCAGCGGCCAGGCTGGCGGCGACAAGAACGTCGACTGGACGCGCGACATCGCCCTCGAAATCGCCGCGGAGCACGGCCTCAACCCCAAGATCGCGCTGCTCTACTCCGAGGTGGACAAGGCCTCGCTGAAGGTTCGCAATGCGGCCGGCCAGGTTAAGCCGCTGGCTCCGTTGGGCGCCCTGGACGACGCCACCATCGACTCCTGTGACCACATCGTCGCGGTGCTGGGCGCCGAGCCCTATGTGTCGGCCCTTGAGGCCGGCGCCGACCTGATCCTGGGCGGCCGAACCACCGACACCGCCGTGCTGTCCAGCTTCGCCCTGCTGAAGGGCGCCCCATGGGGCCCGGCCTGGCACGCCGCCAAGATCGCCGAATGCGGCAGCCAGTGCGCGGTCTACCGGACCAAGGGCGCGGGCGTCATGATCAGCATCGACAACGACGGCTTCGAAGTGGAGACCCTGAGCCTGGAGAACCGCTGCGACCCGCACAGCGTCTCGGCGCATATGCTCTACGAGAACTCCAATCCGTTCCGCCTGACCGAACCCGGTGGCGTGTTGGATGTGACCCAGGCTCGCTACGTGGCGCTGGACGAGCGCCGGGTGGGCGTAACCGGGTCGGTCTGGGAAAAGACGCCCTACACCGTGAAGCTGGAAGGCGCCGGGGCCGGCGGCTACCAGACCATCATGCTGGTGGGCATCCAGGACCCCGAGGTCTTGTCGCGGCTGGACGAATTTCACGATAAGATGCTGGCCGCCCTGAGGCATCGGGTGGACACCACCATCGGTGCGGCGGCTGGCGACTATCACATCTCGCTGCGCCTCTACGGCTGGAACGCCGTGTCCGGGGACAAGCCGTCCGAGGGCACGCCGGCTCCGCGCGAGGTGGGTGTGCTGTTCGTCGCCACCGCCGCGACCCAGGATATGGCCAGCCAGATCGCCAAGGCCTGCAACGCCTGGTTCTTCCACTTCCCAATCGTCGAGGACGAGGAGTTGCCCAGCTACGGCTTCGCCTTCACGCCCGCCGATATCGAGCGCGGCGCCGTCTATGAGTTCAAGCTGAATCACGTGGTCGAGCTGGACGACCCCATGGAGTTGGTCCGCACCACCTGGATCGACCTGAAAAAGAAGGAAGCGGCGTGATGACGACCGTCAAGGATGTCTGCCGCCACGTGCGGTCCAAGAACGCGGGCCCCTACTGGGTGACGTTCGACCTGTTCTTCGACGGGCCGGACAGCTTCGAGAAGCATCACGCCAACCCGGCTCTGGGCCCGCAACTGTTCCAGCGGCTGTTCGGCGCCGACCCGGCGCTGGTGAGGCACTATCCGGTGGCTGACCTCAACGTGGTCAAGATCTCGTACGCCCGCACCTCGCCCCAGGGCGGGGTCGTCGAGCGCGACATGCACTGCGGCCAGCAGTTCGTGCGCCTGCTCGACGTGCAGCTCGACTAGCGATCGCCCAGGCCGGGCGGTTGTGACCGCGGCCGCCCTTCGTCTCGCCAGGACGTTTCATGCTCCCTAACTCCCGAGCGCCGCGCGGGGCGCTCCAGGCGCCCCCGGGGCCGCTGACCGACTATCCGGTGACGGTCCGGGTCGAGGACATCGACCACATGGGGCACGTCAATAACGCCGTCTATCTTCAGTGGGTGCAGTCGGCGGTGGTCCGCCACTGGGAGCGGATCGCCGACGCCGAGGCCGTGGCGCGTCACCTGTGGGTGGCGCTCAAGCACGAGATTACCTACCGCAGTCCCGCCTTCCTGACCGACACGATCGTGGCCACCACGGGC
The window above is part of the Caulobacter soli genome. Proteins encoded here:
- a CDS encoding GntR family transcriptional regulator; amino-acid sequence: MTAATVEEQGHDAVGLDTPHTEPATHTVLTRLRERIVTGEIAPDARLRAEALATEMNVSRTPIRSALAVLSAEGLVSYSVNRGYTVRAMSLGDIFDSIDTRAALEGLGARTSVDLGWSKEALGNLSRLSAAGRAVTDAGRWSEAIELEWYTINRQFHAQILHAAQNTVLRNAIRMTLVYPLFGDAARLCPTVAVCVPPRLRQVPVTPPDHILQSQDDHEKILAAIRAEDSLEAGRLMSDHVLATRTRLHAAAIRR
- a CDS encoding CitMHS family transporter, with amino-acid sequence MIDVLSQPAVLGLLMVVTFMTLIMTKRMSAIAALLIVPIAFGLLAGAGPRLGQMILDGVLQVAPTTLMLSFAVLYFAVMMDAGLFEPLVRKVLSIVGDDPLKISLGTAILATVVSLDGDGTTTALIVITAFLPVYRRVGMNPLILATLLGLANSLMNYVPWGGPAARAAAATHVDLAQVVGPILPAAAVGLLGVFGLAWLFGRSERRRLAGRATAVDVVNDGFAPIPATTDDEAARAFRRPKLFWFNLVLTLVLILGMVSGLAPLPVLMMSAFAIAITVNYPSLKDQKARLAAHADNVVNIVVLLFAAGAFTGILNGAGMADAMAKSALSIIPPQVGPYLAPITALVSMPLTFVMSNDAYYFGVVPVVAQAAAGFGIEPAAIARASLIGQPVHSLSPLLAPIYLACGLLGVDVADAQRFSLKWAVLICLVVLASALAMGAIPLRA
- a CDS encoding acyclic terpene utilization AtuA family protein, producing MGAHAIATDAGSTDSGAAYLALGMSKNNRSSVKRDLAILMKAGAEAGIPVIVGTSGQAGGDKNVDWTRDIALEIAAEHGLNPKIALLYSEVDKASLKVRNAAGQVKPLAPLGALDDATIDSCDHIVAVLGAEPYVSALEAGADLILGGRTTDTAVLSSFALLKGAPWGPAWHAAKIAECGSQCAVYRTKGAGVMISIDNDGFEVETLSLENRCDPHSVSAHMLYENSNPFRLTEPGGVLDVTQARYVALDERRVGVTGSVWEKTPYTVKLEGAGAGGYQTIMLVGIQDPEVLSRLDEFHDKMLAALRHRVDTTIGAAAGDYHISLRLYGWNAVSGDKPSEGTPAPREVGVLFVATAATQDMASQIAKACNAWFFHFPIVEDEELPSYGFAFTPADIERGAVYEFKLNHVVELDDPMELVRTTWIDLKKKEAA
- a CDS encoding DUF4387 domain-containing protein codes for the protein MTTVKDVCRHVRSKNAGPYWVTFDLFFDGPDSFEKHHANPALGPQLFQRLFGADPALVRHYPVADLNVVKISYARTSPQGGVVERDMHCGQQFVRLLDVQLD
- a CDS encoding acyl-CoA thioesterase encodes the protein MLPNSRAPRGALQAPPGPLTDYPVTVRVEDIDHMGHVNNAVYLQWVQSAVVRHWERIADAEAVARHLWVALKHEITYRSPAFLTDTIVATTGIERAAGAKAQFQTLIRRGDHLLAEVNSLWCCIDHQSHRPVRLPKPTLARFVASA